Proteins encoded by one window of Conger conger chromosome 1, fConCon1.1, whole genome shotgun sequence:
- the tmc4 gene encoding transmembrane channel-like protein 7, with protein sequence MDRNGLQTDGSAMAGYSYPSQQESLRLRRRPSNGADGSSPQFNWNPDQKDDETRQDLKELPLPMALKKSIRQVQQMKVPVVSSWQSWKMHRSKTLKRFQEGAGGALAYVVLWRRGLQKIGGHFGGGVQSYFLFLRFLVVLNFFSFLLIASFVLIPSIVFRSNNSGNNIELNISAGKEECTIYDPNPQGLVHFYTYFIDLLTGTGFMEYSYLFYGYYNNTEETINEFSYNIPLAYLLTAGFYFIFCLICIVIRMGGAIRIAVKTGGKAVGGYSMLLFTGWDYGLQGDRAIKLKHNNIRYRLQVDLEEERIKLKAASLTLAQIIGLYSLRAFLNFIVLLLIGASFYCIFLATDFSQSFEGTDFWSLVVEYLPSIVITVANFLVPFLCDQIALLEKHTPSTTIILALLRAVFLRMVSLGVLLFTLWSQITCSTEERGECQPCGYNHTLYPCWETRVGQEMYKLAMFDFITVIAVMILVEFPRRMVVDNCSWKLVKFVGRQEFVVPQNVLGVVYGQTVVWVGALFCPLLPVINTAKFIIIFYCKKITLFYNCRPADRTFRSTSSNFFFLLVLLFGWMLACLALIYSVAVIHPSMSCGPFRSLTTMWSAVPNTFNSLSNTSKEFLSYVGSQAFAVPLFIVSCVVMAYVTALVSVYGQSVSLLRAQLKLEGRDKKFLVKQIEELSLKNQRREERRR encoded by the exons ATGGACAGGAATGGATTACAGACAGATGGCTCAGCCATGGCAG GCTACAGTTACCCTAGTCAACAAGAGTCACTGAGGTTAAGGAGAAGACCCTCTAATGGTGCGGACGGGAGCTCACCTCAGTTTAACTGGAACCCAGATCAGAAGGACGATGAAACAAGACAAGACCTTAAAGAGTTACCTTTACCCATGGCACTCAAAAAATCCATTAG GCAGGTACAGCAGATGAAGGTACCAGTTGTGTCCAGCTGGCAGTCCTGGAAGATGCACAGGTCAAAAACACTGAAGAGGTTTCAAGAAGGGGCTGGTGGTGCCCTAGCCTATGTTGTCTTGTGGCGTCGAGGTCTACAAAAGATAGGGG GACACTTTGGTGGAGGTGTCCAATCCTACTTCCTGTTTCTGCGGTTCTTGGTGGTGCTCAACTTCTTCTCGTTCCTGTTGATTGCATCTTTCGTCCTTATCCCAAGTATCGTCTTTCGATCCAATAACTCTGGCAACAATATTGAACTGAATATCAGTgctg GTAAGGAGGAATGTACAATATATGACCCCAATCCTCAAGGCTTGGTTCATTTCTATACCTATTTCATTGACTTACTTACGGGAACG gGCTTTATGGAATACTCATACCTTTTCTATGGTTATTACAACAATactgaggagaccattaatgaGTTCTCATATAATATTCCCCTTGCGTATTTGCTCACGGCAGGCTTCTACTTCATCTTCTGCCTGATCTGCATAGTCATCCG GATGGGGGGTGCAATCCGCATTGCTGTTAAAACAGGGGGCAAGGCAGTGGGAGGATACAGCATGCTGCTTTTCACAGGCTGGGATTACGGCCTTCAAGGGGATCGAGCCATCAAACTGAAACATAACAACATACGTTACCGGCTGCAG GTGGATCTGGAGGAGGAGCGTATCAAACTGAAGGCTGCATCCCTGACCCTGGCTCAGATCATAGGACTGTATTCTCTCCGCGCATTTCTCAACTTCATTGTTCTCCTACTCATCGGAGCGTCTTTCTACTGTATCTTCCTGGCGACGGATTTTAGCCAG AGTTTTGAAGGGACAGACTTCTGGAGTCTGGTGGTAGAATACCTGCCTTCCATTGTCATTACGGTGGCAAACTTCCTGGTGCCTTTCCTGTGTGATCAAATAGCCCTGCTGGAGAAACACACCCCCAGCACTACCATCATCCTGGCACTACTGAG GGCTGTGTTTCTGCGCATGGTCAGTCTGGGAGTTTTGCTCTTCACTCTGTGGAGCCAGATCACTTGCAgcacagaggagaggggagagtgtCAGCCTTGTggatataaccacacattatatcCG TGCTGGGAGACCAGAGTGGGCCAGGAGATGTACAAACTGGCCATGTTTGACTTCATAACTGTCATTGCTGTTATGATACTTGTGGAATTTCCACGCAG GATGGTGGTTGATAACTGCTCTTGGAAGCTGGTGAAGTTTGTGGGGCGACAGGAATTTGTGGTTCCACAGAACGTTTTAGGTGTGGTCTATGGACAGACAGTGGTGTGGGTCGGTGCCTTGTTCTGTCCTCTCCTGCCTGTCATCAACACTGCCAAGTTCATCATCATCTTCTACTGCAAAAAG ATTACTCTGTTTTACAACTGCCGCCCTGCGGACCGAACTTTTCGCTCTACCAGTTCCAacttcttcttcctcttggTGCTTCTCTTTGGCTGGATGCTGGCCTGTTTGGCTCTGATATACAGCGTGGCAGT GATTCATCCGTCAATGAGCTGCGGCCCATTTCGTTCTCTCACAACGATGTGGAGCGCGGTCCCCAACACCTTTAACTCACTCTCTAACACCTCCAAAGAGTTCCTGAGCTACGTCGGTTCTCAGGCCTTCGCAGTCCCTCTCTTCATCGTGTCCTG TGTGGTGATGGCATATGTCACTGCCCTGGTATCAGTCTATGGACAGAGTGTTTCACTCCTAAGAGCACAACTTAAATTG GAAGGACGTGACAAGAAATTCTTGGTTAAACAAATAGAGGAATTGAGTTTGAAGAATcagagaagagaagaaaggaGAAGATAA
- the LOC133141593 gene encoding zinc finger protein 792-like, which produces MMTDIEASLSMSIDLSSIIETAVRVAVCSVLKEIQRFIGKDVTELRAALSRKECENEKLRAQLELARRQLRDRTGSEKRSILKGDPSSSSSLQDASGNNNSSHSDTDGEPSGLGLEHGSSIWSHPWNSDAGSDIQHNFIDPLQSTESKRDFTSDVHCSLDAAETDTEPNATSEPLDTIPDPVAVTTVSITSRGESTASNVNLVDAHTTRELRLVQVKEELSDGLASSTAPRLSHPDKEQPYICGECGKSYLWLNSLKKHQKTHQRIHTQTTNTGRHRCTDCSKTFSYLSSLKKHHLIHTGEKPYHCGLCGKSFRQVQHLKEHCKTHEDSKPFRCGECGWGFNNGSNFKRHLLIHTRQKAE; this is translated from the exons atgaTGACTGACATAGAGGCCAGTCTTTCCATGTCTATTGATCTTTCATCAATCATTGAAACGGCTGTGAGGGTTGCGGTGTGCTCTGTGCTTAAAGAGATTCAAAGATTCATCGGCAAAGATGTGACCGAGCTGCGAGCAGCTCTTTCTAGAAAGGAGTGCGAGAACGAAAAGCTTCGGGCACAACTGGAACTAGCGAGACGGCAGCTGAGAGATCGGACGGGCTCCGAGAAAAGGTCTATATTAAAGGGCGACCCGTCATCCTCGTCTTCGTTACAAGACGCGAGTGGGAATAATAATAGCTCGCATAGTGACACAGATGGAGAGCCAAGCGGGCTGGGCTTGGAACACGGCTCATCAATTTGGAGTCATCCCTGGAACAGTGACGCTGGTAGTGATATACAACATAACTTTATAGACCCACTACAGAGCACAGAGTCAAAACGTGACTTTACATCAGATGTGCACTGCAGTCTAGACGCTGCAGAAACAG ACACGGAGCCGAATGCAACGAGTGAGCCTTTGGACACGATCCCTGACCCTGTGGCAGTGACAACAGTCTCCATTACATCTCGTGGCGAAAGTACAGCAAGCAATGTTAATCTGGTTGATGCCCATACTACAAGGGAGCTGAGACTCGTCCAGGTGAAAGAGGAATTATCTGATGGACTGGCTTCCTCCACCGCACCTCGGCTCTCGCATCCTGATAAAGAACAGCCCTATATCTGTGGTGAGTGTGGCAAAAGCTATTTATGGCTAAATAGCTTGAAAAAGCACCAGAAGACCCATCaacgaatacacacacaaactacaaaCACAGGGCGGCACCGCTGCACAGACTGCTCCAAGACATTCAGTTACCTCTCCAGTTTGAAGAAGCACCATCTTATCCACACGGGGGAGAAGCCTTACCACTGCGGGCTCTGTGGGAAAAGTTTCCGACAAGTCCAGCATCTGAAGGAGCACTGCAAAACCCACGAGGACAGCAAGCCCTTCCGTTGCGGGGAGTGCGGCTGGGGTTTCAATAACGGGTCCAACTTCAAGCGTCaccttctcattcacacacgaCAGAAGGCAGAATAG
- the mboat7 gene encoding lysophospholipid acyltransferase 7, with product MSPEELTYLGILAICIPVGFLFRYLSPPVKQGAALLLGLSITIAICGIYTLHSLITILGTWAIIKFNWRSAPHLSLGWTFLYLLFFRLGTLFGLPPSSPFANAVQLLLTLKMVSLANEVQSFRLMKKQDVSSFSKSSVIGGLSQEPSFYDIISYSYCYIGMMTGPFFRYQTYADWIQQPNPTSLPGCEPCLRRLQFVPMYGALFLFVNFYFPLAYVRTDQFLEHHFFFRLFYMTAVFFVFRMRFYAAWCGAEAGCISAGLGCYPEGAMSKPGGGPTVQHSPDPDSPVVYDFKTIQNIDCYNTEFCVKVRHGMRYWNMSVQWWLHHYIYPNSPFKGYTLKAAWTMFISAYWHGLHPGYYLSFLTIPLCMGAESALESTVRARLGPAGQNIFDWVHWFFKMRAYDYMCMGFVLLGFWDTIHYWTTIYFCIHVIALGCILLGKALMVKKVKKDEKLKEEVRE from the exons ATGTCTCCAGAGGAACTCACCTATCTTGGAATCCTTGCCATCTGCATACCTGTGGGATTTCTGTTTCGCtatctga GTCCTCCAGTCAAACAAGGGGCAGCTTTGCTCCTGGGCTTATCCATTACTATAGCAATCTGTGGGATTTACACTCTGCACTCACTGATCACCATTCTAGGAACATGGGCTATCATAAAGTTCAACTGGAG GAGTGCGCCCCATCTTTCCCTGGGCTGGACCTTTCTGTACCTCTTGTTTTTCCGGTTGGGCACCTTGTTTGGcttaccaccatcatcaccgtTTGCTAATGCAGTCCAACTTCTTCTCACACTGAAG ATGGTCAGTCTAGCCAATGAGGTGCAGAGTTTTCGCCTGATGAAAAAACAGGATGTGAGCTCATTTTCCAAGTCCTCTGTGATTGGAGGACTTTCCCAAGAGCCTTCGTTTTATGATATAATTTCCTATAGCTACTGTTACATTGGAATGATGACAG GCCCATTCTTTCGTTATCAAACCTACGCTGACTGGATTCAGCAGCCaaaccccacctctctccctggctgtgaGCCCTGCCTCCGCCGCCTGCAATTTGTGCCCATGTACGGAGCCCTCTTCCTGTTTGTGAACTTCTACTTCCCCCTGGCTTACGTGCGCACAGATCAGTTCCTAGAGCATCACTTCTTCTTCAG GTTGTTCTACATGACGGCAGTGTTCTTCGTGTTCCGGATGCGGTTCTACGCAGCCTGGTGCGGTGCAGAAGCGGGCTGCATCAGTGCAGGGCTGGGCTGCTACCCGGAAGGAGCCATGTCCAAGCCCGGCGGGGGGCCCACTGTGCAGCACAG CCCTGATCCCGATTCACCCGTTGTTTACGACTTCAAAACCATCCAGAACATTGACTGCTACAACACTGAATTCTGTGTGAAAGTGAGACATGGAATGAGATACTGGAACATGTCCGTGCAGTGGTGGCTACATCACTATATCTACCCCAACAGTCCTTTCAAAGGATACACGCTCAA AGCTGCGTGGACCATGTTTATCAGCGCCTACTGGCACGGTCTCCATCCTGGCTACTACCTCTCCTTCCTCACTATTCCACTCTGCATGGGGGCAGAGTCTGCCCTGGAGAGTACCGTTAGAGCCAGACTGGGGCCCGCTGGACAAAACATCTTCGACTGGGTTCACTGGTTCTTCAAGATGAGAGCTTACGATTACATGTGCatgggttttgttttgttaggtTTCTGGGACACTATCCATTATTGGACCACTATATATTTCTGCATCCATGTCATTGCACTCGGGTGCATATTGCTGGGGAAGGCTTTGATggtgaaaaaagtgaaaaaagacGAGAAGCTAAAAGAGGAGGTGAGAGAATAG
- the LOC133135019 gene encoding zinc finger protein 250-like, with protein MTTDIEASLSVSFDLSSAIEEAVRSAVCSVLGQIQRLIGSDVAQLRAAVAKKECEIEKLRAQLDLARRELRERFNSKKRSDLSGDVSHCTEREVGNKSSHDVHSDTDEDQNSLPLEHNSSLWSQPWDSDTGSDLQHNFIDPLGSVESKHGFSPDVDYRLEAAESEPNPTREPLDMIPDPEQMKTDPSLSYEESKASALDEAHTTRELRVVQVKEELPTGLPSSTVPELSHPAKPKPYICGECGKSYLWLKSLKKHQKIHSGEAPFSCSICCKHFSSQQLFEGHQRVHTSLRPHRCASCPKTFSHLSNLKKHQLIHTGEKPHHCGLCGKRFRQIQHLKEHHKTHEDSKPFRCGECGWGFNHGSNFKRHLLVHTRQKMRHGLGS; from the exons ATGACGACCGACATAGAGGCgagtctttctgtctcttttgatCTTTCTTCTGCCATTGAAGAAGCTGTGAGGTCTGCAGTGTGTTCCGTGCTTGGCCAGATTCAAAGATTAATCGGCAGTGATGTGGCACAGCTCAGAGCGGCTGTGGCTAAAAAGGAATGTGAAATCGAGAAACTTAGGGCACAGCTCGATTTGGCAAGGCGAGAGCTGAGAGAACGGTTCAATAGTAAGAAAAGGTCAGATTTAAGTGGCGACGTGTCACATTGTACTGAACGCGAGGTTGGGAATAAAAGTTCTCATGATGTGCATAGTGACACAGACGAAGACCAAAACAGTTTGCCTTTGGAACACAACTCATCACTTTGGTCTCAGCCTTGGGACAGCGACACCGGTAGTGATTTGCAGCATAACTTCATAGACCCGCTTGGGAGCGTCGAATCAAAACATGGCTTTTCACCAGATGTGGACTACAGGCTAGAGGCTGCTGAATCAG AGCCAAACCCAACTAGAGAACCCCTGGACATGATCCCTGACCCTGAGCAAATGAAGACGGACCCCTCTTTGTCTTATGAAGAAAGTAAGGCAAGTGCCCTAGACGAGGCCCACACGACAAGGGAGCTTAGGGTCGTCCAGGTTAAAGAGGAACTTCCTACCGGACTGCCGTCTTCTACTGTACCTGAACTCTCTCATCCTGCCAAACCAAAACCTTACATCTGTGGTGAGTGCGGCAAGAGCTACCTCTGGCTGAAAAGCTTGAAGAAGCACCAAAAGATCCATTCTGGCGAGGCCCCGTTCAGCTGCAGCATCTGCTGCAAGCACTTCTCGTCGCAGCAGCTGTTTGAGGGGCATCAGCGCGTGCACACGAGTCTGCGGCCGCACCGCTGCGCCAGCTGCCCCAAGACCTTCAGCCACCTCTCCAACCTGAAGAAGCACCAGCTCATCCACACGGGGGAGAAACCGCACCACTGCGGCCTCTGCGGCAAGCGCTTCAGACAGATCCAGCATCTGAAGGAGCACCACAAGACCCACGAGGACAGCAAGCCCTTCCGCTGCGGGGAGTGCGGCTGGGGCTTCAATCACGGGTCCAACTTCAAGCGGCACCTGCTCGTACACACGCGCCAGAAAATGCGCCACGGGCTTGGCTCTTGA
- the rps9 gene encoding 40S ribosomal protein S9, protein MPVARSWVCRKTYVTPRRPFEKSRLDQELKLIGEYGLRNKREVWRVKFTLAKIRKAARELLTLDEKDPKRLFEGNALLRRLVRIGVLDEGKMKLDYILGLKVEDFLERRLQTQVFKLGLAKSIHHARVLIRQRHIRVRKQVVNIPSFVVRLDSQKHIDFSLRSPYGGGRPGRVKRKNAKKGQGGAGGADDEEED, encoded by the exons ATGCCCGTTGCCAGAAGTTGGGTTTGTCGCAAGACATACGTCACCCCCCGCCGCCCCTTCGAGAAGTCTCGTCTTGACCAGGAGCTCAAACTCATCG GTGAGTATGGTCTGAGGAACAAGAGAGAGGTCTGGCGGGTGAAGTTCACTCTGGCTAAGATCCGCAAGGCTGCCAGGGAGCTGCTCACTCTGGATGAGAAGGACCCCAAGCGGTTGTTTGAAG GTAACGCCTTACTCAGGCGCCTGGTGAGGATCGGTGTGCTCGATGAAGGCAAGATGAAGCTGGATTACATCCTGGGCCTGAAGGTGGAGGACTTCCTTGAACGCAGGCTCCAGACGCAGGTCTTCAAGCTGGGCCTGGCCAAGAGCATCCACCATGCCCGTGTGCTCATCCGCCAGAGGCACATCCG AGTCCGCAAACAGGTGGTGAACATCCCATCCTTTGTGGTCCGCCTGGACAGCCAGAAACACATTGATTTCTCCCTGCGCTCTCCATATGGTGGTGGACGCCCTGGCCGTGTCAAGAGAAAGAATGCCAAGAAGGGCCAGGGTGGAGCTGGAGGTgctgatgatgaggaggaggattaA